The DNA segment ACAAATACTGGATTGGATTGAATCAGAGgatgttgttgttggtgaagGAGAATTCTGCTCTGCTGAACCGAAGTACAAAATTGGTCGTATACCAATTGGTCCTAATGCAGTGGCTATCGTAGTTAAGTATGCACTAAGCGCATCAGCTTCACTCTGGAGGCCTACTACGGATGTGTTAACTCTTGATGAAGCTGTGGGATACAAGATATCTTGGCCAATGGATAAAGTGATTTTGGATAAGGATCCAAACTGTTCTGAAGATTTACCTATGGTAAATTTTCaaatcttgttttcttcttacaACAATTGAGTCATCTCTA comes from the Brassica oleracea var. oleracea cultivar TO1000 unplaced genomic scaffold, BOL UnpScaffold04202, whole genome shotgun sequence genome and includes:
- the LOC106321963 gene encoding uncharacterized protein LOC106321963, which encodes MVRELAEKKKSNVDAETSESSGGFKEGVRVQILDWIESEDVVVGEGEFCSAEPKYKIGRIPIGPNAVAIVVKYALSASASLWRPTTDVLTLDEAVGYKISWPMDKVILDKDPNCSEDLPMQSKEGEYRRCKIYDWTNDEDEVISEGLVCSSKSKDM